Genomic segment of Leptospira saintgironsiae:
TTATTGTTAACCGAATTTGGAAAGAATTTCTGGGATTTTTTCAGGATGAACAGGTTTAGAATAATAATAACCCTGCCCTACATCGCAACCAGCTTCCTTCATCAATCTTTCCACTTCTGCAGTTTCTATTCCTTCTGCGACGACATTCATCCCTAACTTATGCCCTAAATCAACAGAAGCCTGACAAATAAACAAGGATTCCCTATCCCTTGGGGAGTCCATAACGAAGGACTTATCTATCTTCAGTTCTGTAAATGGAAATCTATGTAATTGTTTCAGGGAAGAATAACCCGTGCCGAAATCATCAATGGATAAACCGATCCCTCTGATCCTGAGCCTGGTTAAGATATCTTGAGTAAAACGAATATTCTCTAAAAATCCAGTCTCTGTGATCTCCATTTGGAATTGGCTTTGTGGTATTCCTTTATTCTTAATTTTAGCAAGGATCCTCTCAGGAAAGTCCAACTCTGTCAAAGTTACGGGTGAAACGTTAACCGCTACACGTAGCTTTCGTCCGTTTGTATGCCAGATCCTAGTCTCATCTAATGCGATATCTATAATTTTCTCCGTCATCAGATTTAAGATGCTAATTTCTTTTTCCATCAAAGGTAAAAATGAATCAGGGAACACTAATCCTAATTTTGGATGGTTCCATCTTACTAGTGCCTCGAAACCTTCTACCCTTCCTGTTTTTAGATCGAACTTAGGTTGATAATATAATACAAACTGATCGGAACGAACCGCATCTAAAACTTCTTCCTTTTCGAATGTAGGACCTGATTTTCCTTTTCCACCAGTTTTGGTGCGGGAAGAAATGTCTGATTCTTTTTCAGCAATCGCAGATAATGTATTTCTGATATCGGAAACTCGGATTGGTTTTTCCATAACTGCTGCGATATGTAGTCCATATTCCCCAGCTAATGTCTCCGCACTATGAAGTGTCCTTCTGTCAGCACCGGAGATCAAGATCACATCAGGATGAACTTCTTTCTCGGATAAGAATCGGATCACGTCCACTCCATCCATTCCTGGAATCATTAGATCCAAGATCACACAATCAAAACTTGGATCTACTTTGTCTAAAAAATCAGGAGCAGTATGAGATAATGAAACCTCGAAACCACAATCTACTGCGATCTCTCCCAAGATCTTTGCGATTTCTTCTTCGTCATCCAGGATCAGAAGTTTTTTAGAATTTCTTGAATCCGTCATGGAAGAATTTCTCCGATATTGCGAACCGCTTCTTTCAATGAGGTTTTAGTATAAGGTTTTCGGACCAGAGGAATAGTATTAGGAAGTTCTAAACTTTCTCCTCGGCTCGAAGAAGTTGCGATTATTTTTCCGGAACCAAATCTTTCCATTTCTTTTTTTAGATCTATTCCTTTAGAATCCGCTAGTTGAAGGTCCAACAATACGAAAGAGATTTCTGTGTCACCTGAGAAAAATTTTGCCAATCGTTTCATATCCGAACTCACATGAGGTTCGTAGCCCAATTCTCTTAAGTATACACAAGCCAATTCAGCAGTTTCTCTATTTTCTTCCATGACCAAAGTTTTCTTTTTGGTCGCAATAAGTTGCTCGTCCTTTGACTGTTCATGCAAAGGTAAGAATATTAGAAAACTGGAACCATATTCCGGGGCTGTGATAACTTTCAAAAAACCGTTCGATTGTTTTACAAAACCGTAAACCATGGTCAATCCCAAACCGGTTCCTTTTCCTCCTCCCTTGGTCGAAAAAAACGGATCAAAAATACGGGCCTTAGTGATATCGTCCATGCCTGTGCCCGTGTCAGTAACGGTGACCAGAAAATAATCCTTTGCTTCCAAACCGGAAATTTTAGGGCCCTTAGAGTCTCCGTTATGCACAAATCCGGTAGAAATAAATATTTTACCACCATCTGGCATAGCATCTCTCGCATTTAAAGCAAGATTGAGTATCGCATTCTCGAGTCCGGTCTTTTCTATGTCGCAAACCGTCTTATCATCTGCGATCTCGTATTCTATTTCGATTTTTTCAGTCCTGATCCTATCCAGAATTGGAACAAAATCCTTTAATACCCGGTTTACGTCACATGATTCCGGGTTCAAGGCCTGCTTTCTAGAAAAAGCAAGGAGTCTTTTATTGATCTCGACTCCTCTTTGTATAGCGTCTTGTGCGGATCGAACTCTTTTCATCAGTTCTTCAGAATCTTTCAGCTTCATTTCGAGAAGATCTAGATTTGCTAATATTACATTTAATAAATTATTAAAGTCATGGGCCATTCCACCTGCGAGTTGTCCCACAGCCTCCATCTTTTGGGAATGTCTGATTCTCTCTTCTGTATTTCGTCTTTCTGTAATATCTCTTTCTATCCCCATTAAATGGGTAACAACGCCTTGTTCATTCACGATAGGAAAGATATCCATCTCTATCCAATATTCTTTTCCATCTTTATCGTAATTGATAATCTCTTCGAAAGAAGGTTTTCCTTCCGAGATTGATTTTCGGATCCGATCTAATACTGCTCTATCTGTTTTAGGACCTTGCAGGATCCTAGGAGTTTTTCCTAATACTTCTTCTCTTTTATAACCAGTTAATCTTTCAAAGGCACCATTTACATATACTATCTTTGGTCCTGGTTCATCTATAGGAGAAGCTTCAGTAATCAAAAAAATATCTTTGGATCTTTCTATACCTATCTTAAGAAGATTAAGATTTTCTTCTGTCGTCTTAGCTTGTAGCACAAGTCGTATAGAACGATCTAATAGATCAGTATTTACATTCTCTTTAAGAAATATATCAGAGAATGAAATTTTGGAATTTTTGAGTGCTTCTTTACTTTCTTGATTTTCCGCGATTGTAATCAAGGGGGGAAGGATCCGGGCCTTCTCCAGTACTTCTAAATTATTTTTGGAATTATATTGAAATAGTATAACGTCAAAAAATTCAGTCTTGGTCTTTTCCAAGGCTTCTTGAAAGTCCAAGGCTCTCGTACAATTAGGGGAGAAAGATTCGATACCCCCTAATAGAGTTCGGATCCATTTGTATTCTTCTTCCCTATTTTCTATGATTAAAATACTGGACCGCATCAGGCATTCGACGAAAAAACGAGACGTTTAACCCGCCTTTCTCTCCTTAAAAAAAATCCGATCTAAATATTTTTAGCTATCAGAAATCTATATAGAGCATAAGCCTATTGAAATTTCTCAGCAGGAAGATCCGGATTTTGGGCAAGAATAGAATACCGCATTGGCTCTTAGGATCTACACTATTCTTCTTTTTTTTAGGCTGCCAACCAGGAAGGGAAAGCCCTAAAGTCATACAAGGTATCTTGGATCTTAGGCAATGGAATTTCCAAACGGACGGAAATATCCATCTGGATGGAGAATGGGAATTTTATTGGAATAGGCTTCTTCCAGATACCAATCCTAAAGAACAAACATCCTCAATCTCCTATATAAAGGTCCCATCAAAATGGGACAAAGGACGTAACGTCTCTCATAAATATCCGAGCTATGGTTTTGCAAGTTATAGGGCCAAAGTATTATTGCCTGAAGCAAATACTCAACTCAGTCTTAAGATCTCTTCTATCAGCTCCTCTTATACTTTATTCGTAAATGGAAAAGAGATCTCTAAAGGAGGAAATACAGGAAAAGAAGAATCTGAATATTCTCCAGGTTATAAACCAGGGGTTTTTAGTTTTATCTCAGACAAACCTGAGTTGGAGATTATAATCCATGTTTCGAATTATAAATATTCTAATGGGTCCGGGATCTGGAATCCAATCCAATTAGGAAGTGTTGCTGATATCCAACAACTTTCCTTAAGAGCGACTATGCTGGATTCAATCACGTTCGGGACCTTGTTCGTGATGTCATTATATCATTTTACATTTTATTTAATGAGAAGAAGAGACCCTTCTGCTTTATTCTTTGCTGTGCTTTGCATGTGTATCGCACTTAGAGTTTCCTTTTATGGAGAAAGGATCTTTTATAACGTATTTCCACTTTTCAAAAACTATGAGTTTTCGGTAAGAGGAGAGATACTATTCTTATTTCTACTTTTGCCAGGAACAATTCTGTATGTCCAATCCATATTCAAGGAACAATTCAAAAAGGATAAAGTATTCAATATTATATTTTACTTAAGTCTTCTTTTGGTTTTTTCTGCCGCATTCCTTCCTACAAAATTATTCACAATGTCTTTCTTCATTAATTCTTTAGAAATAATGATGCTTGGAATTTTGACCTATTTGTTTTTTAGATTAGCATTCATGTCTATAAAAAAGATAGAAGGAGCCAGAATTTGTTTTTTCAGCCTAGTAGTAAATTTGATCACAGTAGCAAATGATGTTCTGTATTTGAATAAGTTTATAGATTCTTTCTATATGGTTCATTACGGAGTTCTAGCTCTTGTTCTATCCCAATGCGTATTACTTGCCTCTAGATTTTCCAAAGGATTCGTTCTTGCGGAAGATTTGGGTGTGGAACTTAAAAAACTGAATATAAATTTAGAACAGATCGTAGTTGAAAGGACCGAAAATCTAAACGAATCTTTAAAACTTTTAAAAGGAGACCTTTCTCTTGCTAAAAAGTTACAACAGAAAACTCTGCCCACTCTCAATTTAAACGGAAAGAATGTATCGATTCATCCATATTATCTTCCTATGTCGGAGATAGGAGGAGATTATTACGATATTTTCGAACTGGAGCCGGGTTATTTCAGACTATTCTTGGTAGATGCGACAGGTCATGGAGTGCAAGCAGCACTTCTTACAATGACTATTAAGGCAGAGTTTGAAAGTATCAAGTTCACCAAGGATGAACCTTCTCGTATATTAGAGTTATTAAATGCAGCTTGCTGCCAAAAATATAGAAGTATTAATATTATATTCTCAGCAGTATTAGCTGATATAGATCTGAATAATAATGTTCTGTATTATTCTTCTGCGGGTCATCCTCCTCAGGTTTTAAAACAAAAACAGGAAGGTGCAGATTATTTATATTCCAGAGGGCCAATCATAGGCCTAAAAAAAGAAGCTACCTATAAGAATGTGACAGTGCCTCTTCTTCCGGGGAATAGGATCTTTTTCTTTTCAGATGGTATTTTTGAAGAATTCGATCAGGAAAAAAAGGAATTCGGAGAAAATAGAGTTTTATCTATTTTGAGTAGAAATACTGGTATTCAAGAAGTGGCAGAGGATCTGATCTCTGAACTACAAATTTTTGTAGGACCGAGAGGTTTTCAGGATGATGTCACTTTACTTGCAGTAGAAGTGCATTAAAATTCCTTAATTTTCAAAGAAGCTATAGGCAAAGAGTATAACCCTCTCGAAGTTTTGTCGAAAGAAGGGAAATACACCCTGTCCTCGAATGGGACAGAAACTGAGATATCCTTAATTTTAGACCCATCATGCATTGAATAGTAAAGAGGCTTTTTGCCACTCTGATCAATTATGAGTATTCCTGTATTATGAGAGATGGGCAAAATTTTCTGAGGCAATGATAGTATTACTTTTTTAAGCCAAGGATTTTTATGAACAAAGTTGACAAGCCCAGATCTTTTTTTGATAATTCCAGTCCACATCCTTCCGCTTTCGTCTCTTTCCAATCCATCTGCAAGACCAGGAAGATTTTCGAATAGTATTTCTGAACTTCCTTGATTCTTCCCAGAAAGAAATGCTCGGATAATTCTAAACTTAGTTGTTTCAGTGAATACAACTGACTCTTCCTTTCCTTCAGAACTTTTTTCGAGAAGTATCCCATCTACGAAAGTAAATC
This window contains:
- a CDS encoding EAL domain-containing response regulator, with the protein product MTDSRNSKKLLILDDEEEIAKILGEIAVDCGFEVSLSHTAPDFLDKVDPSFDCVILDLMIPGMDGVDVIRFLSEKEVHPDVILISGADRRTLHSAETLAGEYGLHIAAVMEKPIRVSDIRNTLSAIAEKESDISSRTKTGGKGKSGPTFEKEEVLDAVRSDQFVLYYQPKFDLKTGRVEGFEALVRWNHPKLGLVFPDSFLPLMEKEISILNLMTEKIIDIALDETRIWHTNGRKLRVAVNVSPVTLTELDFPERILAKIKNKGIPQSQFQMEITETGFLENIRFTQDILTRLRIRGIGLSIDDFGTGYSSLKQLHRFPFTELKIDKSFVMDSPRDRESLFICQASVDLGHKLGMNVVAEGIETAEVERLMKEAGCDVGQGYYYSKPVHPEKIPEILSKFG
- a CDS encoding PAS domain S-box protein, translating into MRSSILIIENREEEYKWIRTLLGGIESFSPNCTRALDFQEALEKTKTEFFDVILFQYNSKNNLEVLEKARILPPLITIAENQESKEALKNSKISFSDIFLKENVNTDLLDRSIRLVLQAKTTEENLNLLKIGIERSKDIFLITEASPIDEPGPKIVYVNGAFERLTGYKREEVLGKTPRILQGPKTDRAVLDRIRKSISEGKPSFEEIINYDKDGKEYWIEMDIFPIVNEQGVVTHLMGIERDITERRNTEERIRHSQKMEAVGQLAGGMAHDFNNLLNVILANLDLLEMKLKDSEELMKRVRSAQDAIQRGVEINKRLLAFSRKQALNPESCDVNRVLKDFVPILDRIRTEKIEIEYEIADDKTVCDIEKTGLENAILNLALNARDAMPDGGKIFISTGFVHNGDSKGPKISGLEAKDYFLVTVTDTGTGMDDITKARIFDPFFSTKGGGKGTGLGLTMVYGFVKQSNGFLKVITAPEYGSSFLIFLPLHEQSKDEQLIATKKKTLVMEENRETAELACVYLRELGYEPHVSSDMKRLAKFFSGDTEISFVLLDLQLADSKGIDLKKEMERFGSGKIIATSSSRGESLELPNTIPLVRKPYTKTSLKEAVRNIGEILP
- a CDS encoding PP2C family protein-serine/threonine phosphatase, producing the protein MGKNRIPHWLLGSTLFFFFLGCQPGRESPKVIQGILDLRQWNFQTDGNIHLDGEWEFYWNRLLPDTNPKEQTSSISYIKVPSKWDKGRNVSHKYPSYGFASYRAKVLLPEANTQLSLKISSISSSYTLFVNGKEISKGGNTGKEESEYSPGYKPGVFSFISDKPELEIIIHVSNYKYSNGSGIWNPIQLGSVADIQQLSLRATMLDSITFGTLFVMSLYHFTFYLMRRRDPSALFFAVLCMCIALRVSFYGERIFYNVFPLFKNYEFSVRGEILFLFLLLPGTILYVQSIFKEQFKKDKVFNIIFYLSLLLVFSAAFLPTKLFTMSFFINSLEIMMLGILTYLFFRLAFMSIKKIEGARICFFSLVVNLITVANDVLYLNKFIDSFYMVHYGVLALVLSQCVLLASRFSKGFVLAEDLGVELKKLNINLEQIVVERTENLNESLKLLKGDLSLAKKLQQKTLPTLNLNGKNVSIHPYYLPMSEIGGDYYDIFELEPGYFRLFLVDATGHGVQAALLTMTIKAEFESIKFTKDEPSRILELLNAACCQKYRSINIIFSAVLADIDLNNNVLYYSSAGHPPQVLKQKQEGADYLYSRGPIIGLKKEATYKNVTVPLLPGNRIFFFSDGIFEEFDQEKKEFGENRVLSILSRNTGIQEVAEDLISELQIFVGPRGFQDDVTLLAVEVH